One Dromiciops gliroides isolate mDroGli1 chromosome 3, mDroGli1.pri, whole genome shotgun sequence DNA segment encodes these proteins:
- the PDHA1 gene encoding pyruvate dehydrogenase E1 component subunit alpha, somatic form, mitochondrial isoform X1 — MRKMLAVVSRVLTGASQKPGAASEAGRVLVAARNFANDASFEIKKCDVHRLEDSPPTTAVLTREEGLKYYKIMQTVRRMELKADQLYKQKIIRGFCHLYDGQEACCMGLEAGINPSDHVITAYRAHGFTYTRGLPVREILAELTGRKGGCAKGKGGSMHMYAKNFYGGNGIVGAQVPLGAGIALACKYNEKDEICLTLYGDGAANQGQIFEAYNMAALWKLPCIFICENNRYGMGTSVERAAASTDYYKRGDFIPGIRVDGMDVLCVREATKFAAAYCRSGKGPMLMELQTYRYHGHSMSDPGVSYRTREEIQEVRSKSDPIMLLKDRMVNNNLASIEELKEIDVEVRKEIEDAAQFATADPEPPLEELGYHIYCREPPFEVRGANQWIKYKSVS; from the exons GGAGCTGCTAGTGAG gcTGGAAGAGTGCTAGTAGCAGCCCGTAACTTTGCAAATGATGCTTCATTTGAAATTAAG AAATGTGATGTTCATCGGCTTGAGGACAGCCCTCCCACCACTGCAGTTCTCACTAGAGAAGAAGGACTCAAGTACTATAAGATCATGCAGACTGTCCGCCGGATGGAATTGAAAGCAGACCAGCTGTATAAGCAAAAGATCATCCGTGGTTTCTGCCATTTGTATGATGGCCAG GAAGCTTGTTGTATGGGGCTTGAAGCTGGTATAAATCCTTCAGATCATGTTATTACAGCCTATCGAGCTCATGGCTTTACCTATACTCGTGGACTTCCCGTTCGGGAAATTCTGGCAGAGCTTACAG GACGAAAAGGGGGATGTGCTAAAGGAAAGGGAGGATCTATGCACATGTATGCCAAGAACTTCTATGGTGGCAACGGCATTGTTGGAGCTCAG GTACCTCTTGGGGCTGGTATTGCCCTAGCCTGTAAGTACAATGAAAAAGATGAGATCTGTTTGACTTTGTATGGAGATGGTGCTGCTAATCAG GGTCAGATATTTGAAGCTTACAATATGGCAGCTTTGTGGAAATTGCCTTGTATTTTCATTTGTGAGAATAATCGATATGGAATGGGAACTTCTGTAGAGAGAGCAGCAGCCAGCACTGACTATTACAAAAGAGGAGACTTTATTCCAGGAATAAGG GTAGATGGTATGGATGTTCTGTGTGTGCGTGAAGCAACAAAATTTGCAGCGGCCTACTGTAGATCAGGAAAG GGCCCTATGCTGATGGAACTACAGACATATCGTTATCATGGACACAGCATGAGTGATCCTGGTGTCAG TTATCGTACTCGGGAAGAAATTCAGGAAGTGAGGAGTAAGAGTGACCCTATCATGCTTCTCAAGGATAGAATGGTGAACAACAACCTTGCCAGTATTGAAGAATTAAAG gaaattgatGTTGAAGTAAGGAAAGAGATTGAGGATGCTGCCCAGTTTGCTACAGCTGATCCAGAGCCACCATTGGAAGAATTAGGCTATCATATCTACTGCAGAGAACCACCTTTTGAAGTTCGAGGTGCAAATCAGTGGATCAAGTACAAATCTGTCAGCTAA
- the PDHA1 gene encoding pyruvate dehydrogenase E1 component subunit alpha, somatic form, mitochondrial isoform X2 produces MRKMLAVVSRVLTGASQKPAGRVLVAARNFANDASFEIKKCDVHRLEDSPPTTAVLTREEGLKYYKIMQTVRRMELKADQLYKQKIIRGFCHLYDGQEACCMGLEAGINPSDHVITAYRAHGFTYTRGLPVREILAELTGRKGGCAKGKGGSMHMYAKNFYGGNGIVGAQVPLGAGIALACKYNEKDEICLTLYGDGAANQGQIFEAYNMAALWKLPCIFICENNRYGMGTSVERAAASTDYYKRGDFIPGIRVDGMDVLCVREATKFAAAYCRSGKGPMLMELQTYRYHGHSMSDPGVSYRTREEIQEVRSKSDPIMLLKDRMVNNNLASIEELKEIDVEVRKEIEDAAQFATADPEPPLEELGYHIYCREPPFEVRGANQWIKYKSVS; encoded by the exons gcTGGAAGAGTGCTAGTAGCAGCCCGTAACTTTGCAAATGATGCTTCATTTGAAATTAAG AAATGTGATGTTCATCGGCTTGAGGACAGCCCTCCCACCACTGCAGTTCTCACTAGAGAAGAAGGACTCAAGTACTATAAGATCATGCAGACTGTCCGCCGGATGGAATTGAAAGCAGACCAGCTGTATAAGCAAAAGATCATCCGTGGTTTCTGCCATTTGTATGATGGCCAG GAAGCTTGTTGTATGGGGCTTGAAGCTGGTATAAATCCTTCAGATCATGTTATTACAGCCTATCGAGCTCATGGCTTTACCTATACTCGTGGACTTCCCGTTCGGGAAATTCTGGCAGAGCTTACAG GACGAAAAGGGGGATGTGCTAAAGGAAAGGGAGGATCTATGCACATGTATGCCAAGAACTTCTATGGTGGCAACGGCATTGTTGGAGCTCAG GTACCTCTTGGGGCTGGTATTGCCCTAGCCTGTAAGTACAATGAAAAAGATGAGATCTGTTTGACTTTGTATGGAGATGGTGCTGCTAATCAG GGTCAGATATTTGAAGCTTACAATATGGCAGCTTTGTGGAAATTGCCTTGTATTTTCATTTGTGAGAATAATCGATATGGAATGGGAACTTCTGTAGAGAGAGCAGCAGCCAGCACTGACTATTACAAAAGAGGAGACTTTATTCCAGGAATAAGG GTAGATGGTATGGATGTTCTGTGTGTGCGTGAAGCAACAAAATTTGCAGCGGCCTACTGTAGATCAGGAAAG GGCCCTATGCTGATGGAACTACAGACATATCGTTATCATGGACACAGCATGAGTGATCCTGGTGTCAG TTATCGTACTCGGGAAGAAATTCAGGAAGTGAGGAGTAAGAGTGACCCTATCATGCTTCTCAAGGATAGAATGGTGAACAACAACCTTGCCAGTATTGAAGAATTAAAG gaaattgatGTTGAAGTAAGGAAAGAGATTGAGGATGCTGCCCAGTTTGCTACAGCTGATCCAGAGCCACCATTGGAAGAATTAGGCTATCATATCTACTGCAGAGAACCACCTTTTGAAGTTCGAGGTGCAAATCAGTGGATCAAGTACAAATCTGTCAGCTAA